A DNA window from Engraulis encrasicolus isolate BLACKSEA-1 chromosome 3, IST_EnEncr_1.0, whole genome shotgun sequence contains the following coding sequences:
- the LOC134445241 gene encoding apoptosis-inducing factor 3, which produces MGGCLSKPKPEVKVELSLLDKEREVADAMMSPNGKASPFSPGSECRPNGALGHGSDDDASATLRPSTLHKPRDYVEASVCHVKDLENGQMREVDLGTGRALLIKEHGEFSAIGHKCPHYGAPLVKGVLSKGHVRCPWHGACFNIATGDIEDYPGLDSLPTFQVRVEKDRVVIRANKQALQTQRRTKAMSKCSAVINSNTGFSHVLIIGAGPTGLVCAETLRQEGFTDRIVMCTLDKHLPYDRPKLSKSLESTAEQLRLRTAEFLQTHDIELLTEKEVVSVDVKTKTVTFQDGFKMEYRKLLIATGSRAKPLNYKGKEVENVFHLRNPEDANRIAQLASNKNAVIVGTSFVGMEVAAALTDKAHSVSVIGIEAVPFRKVLGEKVGKAIMKLFETNRVKFYMLNEVSEMVGHHGQLKEVVLKSGKVLRADVCVIGAGSGPATGFLKQSGVHMDSKGFIPVNKMLQTNMEGVYAGGDVVTFPFALRNNKKANIPHWQMAHVHGRVAALNMIGRPTEVKTVPYFWTAMFGKSIRYAGHGDGFDDVVIQGDLDDLRFVAFYTKSEEVVAVASMNYDPIVSRVAEVLGSGKTIRKRDVETGDMSWLIDKGSQ; this is translated from the exons ATGGGAGGATGCCTCTCCAAACCAAAACCAG AGGTCAAGGTGGAGCTGTCTCTGCTGGACAAGGAGCGAGAGGTGGCGGACGCCAtgatgtcccccaatggcaaggCCAGCCCCTTCTCGCCGGGCTCCGAGTGCCGCCCCAACGGCGCCCTGGGACACGGCTCCGATGACGATGCCTCGGCCACCCTCAGGCCCTCCACTCTCCACAAGCCCCGCGACTACGTGGAGGCCAGCGTCTGCCACGTCAAGGACCTGGAGAACGGACA GATGCGAGAGGTGGACTTGGGGACGGGTAGGGCGCTACTCATCAAGGAGCACGGGGAGTTCTCAGCCATCGGGCACAAGTGCCCACACTACGGAGCGCCGCTGGTCAAAG GTGTTCTGTCCAAGGGCCATGTTCGATGTCCGTGGCACGGGGCGTGTTTCAACATCGCAACGGGAGACATTGAGGACTATCCAGGTCTCGACAGCTTGCCCACCTTCCAG GTCAGAGTTGAAAAGGACAGGGTGGTCATTCGAGCAAACAAACAG GCTCTTCAAACACAGAGGCGGACAAAGGCCATGTCGAAATGCTCAGCTGTCATCAACTCCAACACGGGCTTCAGCCATGTCCTCATCATCGGAGCAG GGCCAACTGGCCTCGTGTGTGCTGAGACTCTTCGGCAGGAGGGCTTCACGGATCGCATTGTCATGTGCACTTTGGACAAACATCTGCCCTACGACAGACCAAAACTCAGTAAG TCCCTGGAGAGCACGGCTGAGCAGCTTCGGCTCCGCACCGCTGAGTTCCTGCAGACCCATGACATCGAGCTGCTCACCGAGAAAGAg GTGGTGTCTGTGGACGTGAAGACAAAGACGGTGACTTTCCAGGACGGCTTCAAGATGGAGTACAGGAAGCTGCTCATTGCCACAGGAAGCAG GGCCAAGCCACTAAACTACAAAGGAAAGGAGGTTGAGAATGTGTTTCACCTCCGGAACCCCGAGGATGCTAACCGCATAGCTCAGCTGGCCAGCAATAAAAATGCTGTCATCGTGGGAACATCCTTCGTAG GTATGGAGGTGGCAGCAGCTCTCACAGATAAGGCCCACTCTGTGTCGGTCATTGGAATAGAGGCGGTGCCATTCCGGAAGGTTCTTGGGGAGAAAGTGGGCAAAGCCATAATGAAG CTGTTCGAGACAAACAGGGTGAAGTTCTACATGCTGAACGAGGTGTCGGAGATGGTGGGCCATCATGGACAG TTAAAAGAAGTGGTCCTCAAGAGTGGCAAGGTGTTACGAGCAGATGTGTGCGTCATTGGTGCCG GTTCTGGCCCAGCCACTGGATTCCTGAAACAGAGCGGGGTACACATGGACTCTAAAGGATTCATCCCTGTAAATAAG ATGCTACAGACCAATATGGAGGGAGTCTATGCGGGAGGAGACGTGGTCACCTTCCCCTTCGCCTTGCGCAATAACAAGAAGGCCAACATCCCTCATTGGCAAATGGCCCATGTACATG GGCGAGTGGCAGCTCTCAACATGATCGGAAGACCCACGGAGGTGAAGACAGTGCCTTATTTCTGGACCGCCATGTTTGGGAAGAGTATACGCTACGCCG GACACGGAGATGGGTTTGATGACGTCGTCATCCAGGGAGATTTGGACGACCTGAGATTTGTGGCGTTTTACACAAA GAGCGAGGAGGT